The following are encoded in a window of Penicillium oxalicum strain HP7-1 chromosome II, whole genome shotgun sequence genomic DNA:
- a CDS encoding ATP-dependent RNA helicase dbp8 codes for MAPSNSGSESNDDYHSDTSDLNKLETEDRAPKRRRLSEFDEDDEDGFIAPAPLPTLSRIKKKDEVKKSETTKEEEPVTIREALEIGLRAEQSTFGALNVSPWLVGSLTTMAIRRPTAIQKACIPEILKGRDCIGGSRTGSGKTMAFAVPIIQKWAQDPFGVFAVVLTPTRELALQIFEQFKAISAPQSMKPILITGGTDMRQQAIELASRPHVVIATPGRLADHIKSSGQDTIAGLRRVKMVVLDEADRLLASGQGSMLPDVETCLSAVPPSSERQTLLFTATLTAEVRALKSLPRSGDKPPVFVTEISTENQGSIPPTLKQTYLKVPMTHREAFLHALISTEENISRPAIIFCNHTKTADLLERTLRRLGHRATSLHSLLPQSERTSNLARFRAAAARILVATDVASRGLDIPIVSLVINFDVPRNPDDYVHRVGRTARAGRTGEAVTLVGQRDVELVLAIEKRVGREMVEWAEEGVNIESRVTRTTMLKDVGSAKREAAGEIEEGRDVLGRKRNKLKKVR; via the exons ATGGCGCCCTCAAACAGTGGCTCCGAGTCTAATGATGACTACCATTCCGACACTTCGGATCTGAACAAGCTCGAAACCGAAGATCGTGCCCCCAAACGTCGACGTCTCTCTGAattcgacgaggacgacgaggacggcTTTATCGCGCCAGCGCCGCTCCCCACCCTTTCCcgaatcaagaagaaggatgaagTCAAAAAATCCGAGACGacaaaggaagaggagcccGTCACCATCCGTGAGGCTCTTGAAATTGGGCTCCGAGCGGAGCAATCGACCTTTGGTGCTTTGAATGTATCACCTTGGCTGGTCGGATCCTTGACAACCATGGCTATCCGACGACCGACGGCGATTCAAAAGGCTTGTATTCCAGAGATTTTAAAAGGGCGTGATTGTATCGGTGGTAGTCGAACTGGTTCAGGAAAGACCATGGCTTTTGCTGTCCCTATTATTCAGAAGTGGGCTCAGGATCCGTTTGGCGTCTTCGCTGTGGTCTTGACGCCGACGAG AGAGTTGGCGCTCCAAATCTTTGAACAGTTCAAAGCCATCTCTGCGCCCCAGAGCATGAAACCAATTCTTATCACCGGAGGTACCGATATGCGACAGCAGGCTATCGAACTTGCATCGCGGCCACACGTGGTCATTGCGACTCCCGGACGATTGGCGGATCACATCAAATCATCTGGTCAAGACACGATCGCCGGTCTGCGCCGCGTGAAGATGGTTGTGCTCGACGAGGCCGACCGACTGCTTGCAAGTGGACAGGGCAGTATGCTCCCCGACGTGGAGACCTGTCTATCAGCCGTGCCCCCGTCATCCGAACGACAAACCCTCTTATTCACCGCAACCCTGACGGCCGAGGTGCGAGCCCTGAAATCGCTGCCCCGTTCCGGAGACAAACCCCCCGTCTTCGTGACGGAAATCTCCACCGAGAACCAAGGCAGTATTCCTCCCACTCTCAAACAGACCTACCTCAAAGTGCCAATGACGCATCGCGAAGCCTTCCTGCATGCCCTGATCTCCACCGAGGAAAACATCTCCAGACcggccatcatcttctgcaACCACACCAAGACGGCCGACCTGCTGGAACGCACTCTCCGTCGCCTCGGACACCGCGCCACCTCCCTCCACAGTTTACTCCCCCAGTCCGAACGAACCTCCAATCTGGCTCGGTTCCGCGCCGCTGCGGCCCGAATCCTCGTGGCCACGGACGTGGCATCCCGTGGTCTCGATATTCCCATCGTCAGCTTGGTCATCAACTTCGACGTGCCTCGAAACCCAGACGACTACGTTCACCGAGTGGGTCGTACTGCGCGTGCGGGACGCACCGGTGAAGCCGTGACTTTGGTGGGCCAGCGCGACGTGGAGCTTGTACTTGCGATCGAAAAGCGCGTGGGCCGGGAGATGGTCGAGTGGGCCGAGGAGGGTGTTAACATTGAGAGTCGCGTGACGAGAACCACGATGCTCAAGGACGTGGGCTCGGCGAAGCGGGAAGCTGCCGGCGAGATTGAAGAGGGACGAGATGTTCTGGGTCGTAAGCGCAACAAGTTGAAGAAGGTTCGGTGA
- a CDS encoding putative glutaminase, translating to MQLSLAVVAAVIGQAVVSTASTLTPPVLPLIVRNPYLSTWLGDAREPPWAKWPMFYTGEELGLALMAHVPSQETVYPLVGKPQDFLTSDAGYNVRFPTYLGHNYDASTTNLTYRIEADAAKPLEITISFLSPITPTSTLRQSIPASYVTIDVQGGLDVNVYMDVDGRWVSGDGTSRLRWDWDSRPAEVTKDKEGEPIPTPGLQTWRIRRESELDLSEIRDRAEWGTLHFSGPENARHMSGEAGDVRRHFAKTGSLSNSNDDQFRPIGDRTPVFAFSHSFKFGKSASRSHTVTFTVALIQIPVVQFAAARGLTMMRPLWKSYYQTAEQLLYWHYHDYTAASALASNYSAQLAKDAYLSGADDYVDIVALSARQVMGATQFSGTPDNPILFLKEISSNGNFQTIDVIFPAFPFFLYTNPRWLAYLLEPLIEHMLSGQYPNTYAMHDLGTHFPNATGHADGNDEYMPVEECGNILIMGLAVANSLQYGESSEAASLWSALGTPRSSMITADSSLFPLDDLQVMSGIGYQDSRWGGGIEGTKLAKKWVERSYRLWKQWTGYLVEFSLEPANQLSTDDFAGWLALQTNLALKGIVGIKAMSKLSELVGNDTDASYYKKIAEDYIAKWEEFGMSRDGSHAKLAYDWYGSWTTIYNLYGDAQLCFHLENTESSLSSSSVSESKSKPRAPGFVPRHIYQKQSVWYHYVRQKYGLPLDSRHLYTKTDWEFFSMAVASKPVRSEILESVARWVNETVTDRPFTDLHNTEGDGNFPGPHFFARPVIGGHFAFLALGRACGGRAMEGLSFLDDVDEETLQSWSAVAKAAADEFHRPWKLHHGDDEL from the exons ATGCAGCTATCCCTGGCTGTCGTGGCTGCGGTAATCGGCCAGGCCGTTGTGAGCACTGCTTCGACCCTGACGCCGCCTGTGCTACCCTTGATCGTGCGTAATCCGTATTTGAGCACCTGGTTAGGTGATGCACGAGAGCCACCATGGGCCAAATGGCCCATGTTCTATACCGGCGAGGAGCTTGGTCTTGCCCTGATGGCCCATGTGCCGAGCCAGGAAACGGTGTACCCGCTGGTCGGGAAGCCGCAGGACTTTTTGACCTCAGATGCTGG ATACAATGTGCGCTTTCCCACTTACCTGGGTCACAACTACGACGCCTCCACAACCAACTTGACGTATCGAATCGAGGCCGATGCTGCGAAGCCGCTTGAGATCAcaatttcctttctctctcctaTCACGCCGACCTCCACGCTGCGACAGTCGATCCCGGCGTCCTATGTCACCATCGACGTGCAAGGGGGTCTCGATGTGAATGTCTATATGGATGTTGATGGCAGATGGGTGAGTGGGGATGGAACCAGTCGACTGCGCTGGGACTGGGACAGTCGTCCAGCCGAGGTGACCAAAGATAAGGAGGGAGAACCGATCCCAACTCCAGGTTTGCAAACATGGCGAATCCGTCGCGAATCCGAGCTTGACTTGTCCGAAATTCGGGATCGAGCCGAGTGGGGAACCCTCCATTTTAGTGGGCCTGAG AATGCCCGACACATGTCTGGCGAGGCCGGCGACGTGAGGCGTCACTTTGCGAAAACGGGATCCTTGAGCAACTCCAATGATGATCAATTCCGACCCATTGGCGATCGTACGCCTGTTTTTGCATTCTCTCATTCATTCAAGTTCGGGAAATCGGCCTCGAGATCCCACACGGTCACCTTCACAGTCGCACTCATTCAGATTCCCGTCGTTCAGTTTGCTGCGGCGCGCGGTCTGACGATGATGCGGCCGTTGTGGAAATCCTATTATCAAACTGCCGAGCAACTACTGTACTGGCATTACCATGACTACACGGCAGCAAGCGCTCTAGCCTCCAACTACTCAGCCCAACTGGCCAAGGATGCATATCTGTCGGGGGCGGATGATTATGTCGACATCGTTGCGCTGAGTGCACGACAAGTGATGGGAGCCACTCAATTCTCGGGGACCCCAGATAACCCAATCCTATTCCTGAAGGAGATTTCGTCCAACGGTAACTTCCAAACCATTGATGTGATTTTCCCGGCTTTCCCGTTCTTCCTGTACACCAACCCTCGTTGGTTGGCATATCTTCTGGAGCCCCTGATTGAGCATATGCTCAGTGGCCAATACCCGAATACCTATGCCATGCATGATCTGGGCACTCACTTCCCCAACGCCACCGGCCACGCGGACGGTAATGACGAGTATATGCCCGTGGAGGAATGCGGAAACATTCTGATCATGGGCCTGGCTGTGGCCAATTCACTCCAGTATGGCGAAAGCTCCGAGGCTGCTTCCCTTTGGTCGGCTCTGGGAACGCCAAGATCCTCAATGATTACGGCAGACTCGAGCTTGTTCCCCCTCGATGATCTGCAAGTAATGTCAGGGATTGGTTATCAAGACAGCAGGTGGGGTGGAGGCATTGAAGGCACGAAGCTGGCAAAGAAGTGGGTAGAGCGAAGCTACAGACTCTGGAAACAATGGACTGGCTACCTTGTCGAGTTCTCCTTGGAGCCTGCGAACCAGC TATCCACGGACGACTTTGCCGGGTGGTTAGCGCTGCAGACCAATCTAGCGTTGAAGGGAATCGTCGGCATCAAGGCCATGAGCAAGCTATCTGAGCTGGTTGGTAATGACACCGATGCTTCCTACTACAAG aaaattgcCGAGGATTACATCGCCAAATGGGAAGAATTCGGAATGTCCCGTGACGGCTCCCATGCTAAACTCGCATATGACTGGTACGGATCTTGGACGACCATCTACAACCTTTACGGTGACGCACAGTTGTGCTTCCACCTCGAGAATACCGAGTCATCATTGTCGTCATCATCCGTATCCGAGTCAAAGAGCAAGCCCAGAGCCCCAGGGTTTGTCCCCCGTCACATCTACCAAAAGCAGTCAGTCTGGTACCATTACGTGCGTCAAAAGTACGGTCTTCCTCTCGACAGTCGCCATCTGTACACCAAGACGGACTGGGaattcttctccatggccgTCGCGTCCAAACCCGTGCGCTCCGAAATTCTTGAATCGGTGGCACGCTGGGTCAACGAGACGGTCACTGATCGACCTTTTACCGATTTGCACAACACCGAGGGAGACGGGAACTTTCCCGGGCCCCATTTCTTCGCTAGACCCGTGATTGGGGGACATTTTGCGTTTTTGGCACTGGGGCGCGCATGTGGTGGACGAGCCATGGAGGGATTGTCCTTTTTAGATGATGTCGACGAGGAGACATTGCAGAGTTGGTCTGCAGTGGCCAAGGCCGCTGCGGATGAGTTCCATCGTCCATGGAAATTGCACCACGGCGACGATGAGCTTTAG